From Penicillium psychrofluorescens genome assembly, chromosome: 6, one genomic window encodes:
- a CDS encoding uncharacterized protein (ID:PFLUO_009345-T1.cds;~source:funannotate), whose protein sequence is MDDPATRIPGQLLPHMHLVSRNRFPSMHMMPTETAVEYLTSAPRVCQSQPMHWTFLDGPADGTVMLTWQPLARLGNNFASDGYVWADAEQAFTFEARGYTVEMFLHRSGYHPPNEAVAAHCRKRYRILSSKVPNNNAPAPDPSLWIVHYSRAPANDHIPANRIPVSPQVQGMMAQRRFLQSQGQLARKDFMLHDRNNWPTINFPPQMAPQGFAQPQAGYPNAAPGRPGFYPQPGHPGAAGPGAAAAKGPRGHRASSAAMNAAAADFAMEDEDVSTGDMMDLLTPREVSKMRYQQHHEWMEEIFSSPYAITQITPVSLGLGRKGELESLTAGFFDAPVGTSTGEGQEAGDAPQATKMEPAKAEEFADRVAKKVADMTTEIEKLKKQHALRMERFNQTSVFKEAELRLRDSAADPANTGAEVWRLEGRIVVPTEEDAPQVEYMEEKAKYKVDDVVRDVESAYKKQIVSEPKISCVEKGGLLEKIEPEHKDDDDAMASDMLMDQADSHLLDQFAATDADISGDVDMDLGGGQLPGNGGEAGDWVMVNDEHKAQGHAAGDSGLDGGGFDFTNIDSAGDALAAYSEQNDSLDLPDLDNSAFGDAFHASDNEHSHDLDTDEMS, encoded by the exons ATGGACGACCCGGCGACTCGTATCCCGGGGCAGCTG CTCCCCCATATGCATCTGGTTTCGCGCAACCGCTTTCCTAGCATGCATATGATGCCCACCGAGACCGCCGTGGAGTACCTGACTAGCGCGCCCCGAGTCTGTCAATCACAGCCCATGCACTGGACCTTCCTGGATGGCCCTGCCGATGGTACCGTCATGCTCACATGGCAACCTCTCGCCCGTCTTGGCAACAACTTTGCTAGCGACGGCTACGTTTGGGCTGATGCCGAGCAAGCCTTCACCTTTGAAGCCCGCGGTTAT ACCGTGGAAATGTTTCTTCACCGCAGTGGTTACCATCCCCCGAATGAGGCCGTGGCAGCTCACTGCCGCAAGCGCTATCGTATCCTGTCCTCCAAAGTCCCCAACAACAACGCGCCTGCGCCAGACCCATCATTGTGGATTGTTCACTACTCACGGGCGCCTGCCAATGACCATATTCCCGCAAATCGGATTCCAGTCTCGCCACAGGTCCAGGGGATGATGGCCCAGCGACGCTTCCTCCAAAGCCAGGGCCAACTTGCCCGCAAAGATTTCATGCTTCACGACCGCAACAACTGGCCGACGATCAATTTCCCTCCACAAATGGCGCCCCAGGGCTTCGCGCAGCCACAAGCAGGCTACCCTAATGCTGCTCCTGGACGGCCAGGCTTCTACCCGCAACCTGGGCATCCTGGGGCGGCCGGACccggtgccgctgcagctAAAGGCCCTCGCGGGCAtcgcgcttcttctgcagctATGAATGCTGCGGCCGCCGACTTTGCcatggaggatgaggatgtgtCCACCGGTGACATGATGGATCTTTTGACGCCACGCGAAGTGAGCAAGATGCGGTATCAACAGCACCACGAATGGATGGAGGAAATCTTCTCGTCACCATACGCCATCACGCAGATCACACCCGTTTCCCTAGGCCTGGGTCGGAAAGGAGAGCTGGAGTCGTTGACAGCAGGCTTCTTTGATGCTCCCGTCGGCACCTCCACTGGAGAAGGTCAGGAGGCGGGTGATGCACCGCAGGCAACTAAGATGGAACCGGCCAAAGCCGAGGAATTTGCGGATCGCGTGGCCAAGAAGGTGGCCGACATGACCACGGAGATTGAAAAGCTCAAGAAACAGCACGCGCTCCGGATGGAACGCTTCAACCAAACTTCAGTCTTCAAGGAGGCCGAATTGCGCCTCCGGgattctgctgctgatcCGGCCAACACCGGTGCGGAGGTTTGGAGACTTGAGGGGCGTATCGTGGTCCCCACCGAGGAGGACGCTCCGCAGGTGGAGTACATGGAAGAGAAGGCCAAATACAAGGTCGACGACGTGGTCCGGGATGTCGAGAGCGCCTACAAGAAACAGATCGTTTCCGAACCCAAGATCTCGTGCGTCGAGAAAGGTGGATTGCTAGAGAAGATCGAACCCGAACAcaaggacgacgacgatgccaTGGCCAGCGACATGCTCATGGACCAGGCTGATTCTCACCTGCTCGACCAGTTTGCCGCAACGGACGCCGACATCTCTGGCGATGTGGACATGGATCTGGGCGGCGGCCAGCTACCGGGCAATGGCGGCGAAGCAGGCGATTGGGTGATGGTCAACGACGAACATAAAGCCCAAGGTCACGCAGCGGGCGACTCGGGTCTGGATGGCGGGGGCTTCGACTTCACCAACATCGACAGTGCCGGCGATGCGCTCGCCGCGTACAGCGAGCAGAATGACAGTCTTGACCTCCCCGACCTGGATAACTCAGCGTTTGGGGATGCATTCCACGCCTCGGACAATGAGCACTCGCACGATCTCGACACAGATGAAATGTCTTAG